One window of Daphnia carinata strain CSIRO-1 chromosome 7, CSIRO_AGI_Dcar_HiC_V3, whole genome shotgun sequence genomic DNA carries:
- the LOC130688112 gene encoding LOW QUALITY PROTEIN: uncharacterized protein LOC130688112 (The sequence of the model RefSeq protein was modified relative to this genomic sequence to represent the inferred CDS: inserted 2 bases in 1 codon; substituted 1 base at 1 genomic stop codon): MLFEEDEYPTVEPVKDVKYNGTRYNSKKGFVYHLQKRTSYSIIYHCKNHKKANGGCNARIKSDMESGLFFRQGDNPHNPHPQXHVVNVCVDAVGLDRKRPKVVFDAVRREHQGVPIGYGKAMQRRMQRAKRRRQPPIPXSILEVADLIQQYPEYCDAFEGGQFDRGHVKVAEGKEALVFLSTTY; this comes from the exons ATGCTTTTTGAAGAAGACGAGTATCCTACTGTCGAACCAGTTAAAGATGTGAAATATAACGGAACTCGTTACAATTCCAAAAAAGGCTTCGTTTACCACTTGCAGAAGAGGACTT CGTATTCCATAATTTACCACTGCAAAAACCACAAAAAAGCAAACGGTGGTTGCAACGCCCGGATTAAATCTGACATGGAATCTGGACTGTTTTTCAGGCAGGGAGACAACCCCCACAATCCTCACCCACA ACACGTAGTCAACGTATGCGTTGATGCAGTCGGACTTGATCGTAAACGACCTAAAGTGGTTTTCGATGCCGTTCGTCGTGA GCATCAAGGCGTTCCTATCGGATACGGCAAAGCAATGCAACGTAGGATGCAGCGGGCCAAGCGCAGACGACAACCACCAATCCCCTAGTCGATTCTGGAAGTAGC TGATTTAATACAACAATATCCTGAGTACTG TGATGCATTTGAAGGCGGCCAGTTTGATCGAGGTCACGTGAAAGTCGCTGAAGGCAAAGAAGCGCTAGTTTTCCTATCAACTACTTATTGA